A genomic window from Deltaproteobacteria bacterium IMCC39524 includes:
- a CDS encoding HlyD family type I secretion periplasmic adaptor subunit, whose protein sequence is MQLSIFHKVRKAFADLSPRVAFVLLLLFSSIGLFVWAGIAEVDVIVRTEGQIIPAGKSQIVQHLEGGIVRKILVKEGQVVVAGEPLIELADVQTRSDLGQEQSMLDALRGREARLMAELNGTDTITFPDTLNDPNVIRSETAAWQARRAQLDEEVQVLQALSLQKKSELAEINSKRENLLEELKLAMKKHQVIDDLRKNNAASELEVLESQIRIQKLNSQIDEAINAAPRLRAAQSEAESRVKEAVARFQAEASSALTEVREDLEKLSHEIGTSVDRLDRNVVRSPVAGFINKLNISTIGAVVRPSEILLEITPSDERFVIQTRSNPNDRAHLRRGLPARVRIGAYDYATYGTFEGHVTEVSSDTLVDERDNHYYRVNIEVDVSTIMSRARQPGVLMPGMAASVDIAVGKRTVLSYILSPLLKFRDGAFRAN, encoded by the coding sequence ATGCAACTTTCCATATTTCATAAGGTACGTAAAGCCTTTGCTGACTTGTCGCCCCGGGTCGCCTTTGTCTTGCTGTTGCTGTTTAGCAGTATCGGTTTATTCGTGTGGGCTGGAATTGCAGAAGTCGATGTTATTGTGCGCACTGAGGGACAGATCATTCCAGCCGGAAAATCGCAAATTGTGCAACATCTTGAAGGCGGGATTGTTCGTAAAATTCTGGTGAAGGAAGGTCAGGTCGTTGTTGCCGGAGAACCTTTGATAGAGTTAGCCGATGTACAGACCCGCTCAGACCTGGGGCAGGAACAGTCCATGCTTGATGCCTTGCGTGGCCGTGAAGCCCGTTTGATGGCTGAGTTAAATGGGACAGACACGATTACCTTCCCCGACACGCTGAATGACCCCAATGTGATCCGTTCGGAGACCGCTGCCTGGCAGGCGCGTCGTGCTCAACTTGACGAAGAGGTTCAGGTCTTGCAGGCGTTAAGTCTGCAAAAGAAGAGCGAGTTGGCGGAAATAAATTCGAAAAGAGAGAACCTTCTTGAAGAGTTGAAATTGGCGATGAAAAAGCATCAGGTTATTGATGACCTGAGAAAAAACAACGCTGCCTCTGAACTGGAAGTTCTTGAAAGCCAGATCCGCATACAAAAGCTCAATTCGCAAATAGATGAAGCCATAAATGCTGCTCCGCGCTTACGGGCTGCCCAGTCAGAAGCCGAATCGCGGGTAAAAGAAGCCGTTGCCCGTTTTCAGGCGGAAGCGTCTTCGGCATTGACTGAAGTGCGTGAGGATCTTGAAAAACTAAGTCATGAGATTGGTACCAGCGTCGACCGACTCGACAGGAATGTCGTCAGGAGCCCGGTTGCGGGTTTTATTAATAAATTGAATATCTCGACCATTGGCGCCGTCGTACGTCCTAGCGAAATATTGTTGGAAATTACGCCTAGCGATGAACGCTTTGTCATTCAGACCCGATCAAATCCAAACGATCGCGCCCATCTCCGCCGTGGCTTGCCGGCGCGAGTGCGCATTGGAGCCTATGATTACGCAACCTATGGCACCTTTGAAGGTCATGTGACCGAGGTCAGCTCCGATACTCTGGTCGATGAGAGAGACAATCACTATTACCGTGTGAATATAGAGGTCGATGTGTCGACGATCATGTCACGTGCCCGCCAGCCGGGTGTGCTGATGCCTGGCATGGCTGCAAGCGTTGATATTGCCGTTGGTAAACGAACGGTTCTGTCGTACATCCTTTCTCCTTTGTTGAAGTTTCGTGATGGGGCGTTTCGTGCCAATTAA
- a CDS encoding TolC family protein gives MTLQFVASSFVSTSAAEVQLGTDDSTSSTRASSSRSESFVSPLTTPTGIVMGFVLGVGELPEFSKDLEAVGFYLQEQLSLPVKMRTFGSDDQLYNWLSRFREVDVAWLSEDFLKSLPVGDVSSLAQSPRPSGLFPSGELVAHPGFDGELRQRISDVFLSMDQTSSGRELLARLEIEHFVASSQRMPSKVAEAVVPAGEPGSPLDEVKGIPMSVFVAGRATQTGRTPESRVLESEDDVELNALVRSPAAEDFVEPLEPASSSRAPDVLIASPPSRDTIDSERVSIGFIVDDCDNLSPSKNMQKFSFYLQEHLSIPVQVRNFCTEDQLYDWLIRFREVDAAWFSKQFLDELPVGEIFSLAENPSPSSVFPYGELVARPGVEDDLRKQISGALLSMEQTAPGRQLLAELEVSRFVPPPHRQPSPERKETVQRDDSGDYLAISDNASHLSESKSSDVSPPLLSSPVPALAETPSMPVTSAGQAEQVVSRPKAQSVELLEQEKLAPANSSSKASSPLRKTDGAGQVLIGFVADDGALVQSSKAEEKIGRYLQAQLSVPIKMRSFDTEAQLYSWLTRFREVDAAWLSKTFLDKLPVGEVFRLAQSSSPSSALPYGELAAHPGADGELRKRIGAALLGMERTSAGRELLAELEISRFVSSSQKEASSEMEELAPLGETEPARAVNTDKSQASEQNEPEAAPAVLLNAVPASVETPSVPVAGAGQTAQDLRTQESVFVEPENVEKTADLEVPTVREDSGESSAPKDSSQSSTIPEISSSAQSVEDSRPVADGLNVPGERSLAGLVGRSEISVLADAEGQFVKSMAINQVLEDEFANQVGETDLQESISAGRSFSRESLAALARVEQAEAQTGQALAQMLPSVTLRANRGYETSEPSVVVDETTGELIDSDKHIRTDTALTIRQPLFDLPIFLDWQRRKVKEQARDEGYRGNDGDAYLSTVSSYLSLVSSRLQADVTRDFEKQLDELLTYIEKRSEAGAASVSDMTRVLARSQATVSSRLELESAHAAAGSEFVRLTNLVPEKVRLPVVEDVGASLLPESFDEAVAVAMKHNPDIAALTAELEAAKIDQHSAKGRYLPRVDAEYTDTYSRGAGGAPSEDDQRDKRLMLVLNWELFSGGNDYNFHLEKVARHKELQYRLDDQRRSVVQALSANYAALTSTRDRIKSGYQELESISIASEAMSKRMLSGNQSLLDLLDVYNQHYQVRARLVSLHTLEMNTVAQLARLTLGTPWAKSERRSSQGE, from the coding sequence TTGACTCTGCAATTTGTTGCGTCTTCATTTGTTTCGACCTCTGCTGCCGAAGTGCAGTTGGGCACCGATGATTCGACATCATCAACCCGTGCATCTTCGAGTCGGTCTGAGTCTTTCGTCAGTCCCCTCACGACACCAACGGGGATTGTGATGGGTTTTGTCCTGGGGGTGGGTGAGCTTCCGGAGTTTTCAAAAGATTTGGAGGCCGTTGGTTTTTATCTGCAAGAGCAGTTATCCCTGCCGGTCAAGATGCGTACTTTTGGAAGCGATGACCAGCTATACAACTGGTTGTCGCGTTTTAGAGAGGTTGATGTCGCCTGGCTCAGTGAGGATTTCCTCAAGAGTCTCCCTGTCGGAGACGTTTCCTCTCTGGCTCAAAGCCCAAGGCCTTCTGGTCTTTTCCCCTCGGGAGAGCTCGTCGCTCACCCCGGCTTTGATGGTGAACTCCGTCAACGGATCAGTGATGTCTTTTTGAGTATGGATCAAACATCTTCGGGGCGGGAGTTGTTGGCTCGACTTGAAATTGAACATTTTGTTGCGTCATCTCAAAGAATGCCCTCGAAGGTGGCAGAGGCGGTTGTGCCGGCGGGAGAGCCTGGTTCCCCCCTTGATGAAGTCAAAGGCATACCGATGTCGGTGTTTGTTGCCGGTCGCGCAACGCAGACCGGGCGCACGCCAGAATCTCGAGTCCTCGAGTCCGAGGACGACGTGGAGCTTAATGCTCTGGTTCGCTCCCCTGCTGCAGAAGATTTTGTCGAGCCTTTAGAGCCAGCGAGCTCTTCAAGAGCACCCGACGTGTTAATTGCTTCTCCCCCATCTCGGGACACCATTGATTCCGAACGTGTCTCGATCGGTTTTATTGTGGATGATTGCGATAATTTATCGCCATCAAAAAATATGCAGAAATTCAGTTTCTACCTGCAAGAACACCTCTCAATCCCCGTTCAGGTGCGCAACTTTTGCACGGAAGATCAGTTATATGACTGGTTAATTCGTTTCAGAGAGGTTGATGCTGCCTGGTTCAGCAAGCAATTCCTCGATGAACTCCCCGTTGGAGAAATTTTTTCCCTAGCAGAGAATCCAAGTCCTTCTTCAGTGTTTCCTTACGGAGAACTCGTCGCTCGTCCAGGGGTTGAAGATGATCTTCGCAAGCAGATAAGTGGTGCTCTGCTGAGCATGGAGCAAACCGCCCCGGGGCGCCAGTTGTTGGCCGAGCTTGAGGTCAGTCGTTTTGTTCCACCACCTCATCGGCAACCGTCTCCAGAGCGAAAAGAGACCGTGCAGCGGGACGATTCTGGCGACTATCTCGCGATAAGCGACAATGCATCGCACCTCTCGGAATCGAAGAGTTCTGACGTTTCACCGCCACTTTTGTCCAGTCCTGTTCCTGCATTGGCAGAAACCCCGTCGATGCCGGTGACTTCTGCTGGGCAAGCAGAGCAGGTTGTCAGCAGACCAAAAGCTCAATCAGTTGAGCTTTTGGAGCAAGAAAAACTTGCACCAGCAAACTCCAGTTCAAAGGCGTCTTCACCACTTCGAAAGACTGATGGGGCCGGGCAGGTTTTGATCGGTTTTGTCGCCGATGATGGTGCTCTGGTTCAATCTTCAAAAGCCGAGGAGAAAATCGGTCGTTATCTTCAAGCCCAGCTGTCCGTACCTATCAAGATGCGCAGCTTCGATACGGAAGCTCAGCTGTATAGCTGGTTGACTCGATTCAGGGAAGTCGACGCGGCATGGCTCAGTAAAACATTCCTCGATAAACTACCTGTTGGTGAAGTCTTTCGTCTGGCTCAAAGCTCAAGTCCTTCATCGGCTTTGCCTTACGGCGAGTTGGCTGCCCATCCAGGTGCGGATGGTGAACTCAGGAAACGGATAGGCGCTGCTCTGCTGGGTATGGAGCGAACCTCTGCTGGTCGCGAGCTTTTGGCTGAGCTTGAAATCAGTCGTTTTGTGTCGTCATCTCAAAAAGAGGCCTCTTCAGAAATGGAGGAACTGGCGCCGCTCGGTGAAACAGAGCCCGCTCGTGCGGTGAATACCGATAAATCGCAGGCCTCAGAACAGAATGAACCCGAGGCTGCCCCGGCAGTTTTGCTCAATGCCGTTCCTGCTTCGGTTGAAACCCCGTCGGTGCCGGTGGCCGGTGCCGGTCAAACAGCTCAGGATCTCCGCACACAAGAATCTGTATTCGTCGAGCCTGAGAATGTTGAAAAGACTGCTGATCTGGAAGTACCTACTGTTCGAGAAGACTCTGGCGAGTCTTCAGCTCCAAAAGATTCTTCTCAATCAAGCACTATCCCAGAGATCTCTTCTTCAGCACAAAGTGTTGAAGACTCCAGGCCGGTTGCAGATGGTTTGAATGTGCCGGGGGAGCGAAGCTTGGCGGGGTTGGTTGGTCGGTCTGAAATTTCAGTCCTCGCAGACGCCGAAGGGCAGTTTGTGAAAAGCATGGCGATCAATCAAGTGTTGGAAGATGAATTCGCCAACCAGGTCGGAGAAACAGACCTTCAGGAGTCGATCAGCGCCGGTCGAAGTTTTAGTCGCGAAAGTCTTGCTGCTTTGGCGCGTGTTGAACAGGCGGAAGCGCAAACCGGGCAGGCTCTCGCCCAAATGCTGCCTTCCGTTACACTTCGGGCAAATCGTGGTTATGAGACCTCTGAGCCTTCCGTTGTCGTGGATGAAACAACCGGGGAACTTATCGACTCTGATAAGCACATTCGGACTGATACTGCGCTTACCATTCGTCAGCCTTTGTTTGATCTTCCCATCTTTCTGGATTGGCAACGTCGCAAGGTCAAAGAACAGGCTCGCGACGAGGGTTATCGGGGCAATGACGGCGATGCCTATCTCTCCACTGTCAGCTCCTACCTTTCTCTGGTCTCCAGTCGTTTGCAGGCTGATGTGACGCGCGACTTTGAAAAACAGCTTGACGAGCTACTGACCTATATCGAAAAAAGATCCGAAGCTGGAGCAGCCAGCGTTTCTGACATGACCCGTGTACTCGCGCGCAGTCAGGCGACTGTGTCCTCCCGATTGGAGCTTGAGTCTGCCCATGCTGCGGCGGGGTCTGAATTTGTTCGGCTGACCAACCTTGTCCCTGAGAAGGTTCGGCTCCCGGTCGTTGAGGACGTTGGCGCCTCGTTGCTGCCGGAATCCTTTGATGAAGCTGTTGCTGTTGCTATGAAACACAACCCTGATATTGCTGCGCTCACCGCTGAACTTGAGGCTGCAAAAATTGACCAGCACTCAGCAAAGGGCCGCTATCTGCCCCGTGTTGACGCCGAGTACACGGACACCTATTCCCGTGGCGCAGGTGGTGCTCCCAGTGAAGACGACCAGAGAGACAAGCGCCTCATGCTGGTGTTGAACTGGGAGCTTTTCAGCGGCGGAAACGACTACAATTTTCATCTTGAAAAAGTAGCGCGACACAAAGAGTTGCAGTACCGTCTGGACGATCAGCGTCGTAGCGTTGTGCAAGCCCTTTCAGCCAATTATGCTGCTCTTACATCAACGAGGGATCGGATTAAGTCCGGGTACCAGGAGTTGGAGTCGATCTCCATTGCGTCAGAAGCCATGTCAAAAAGGATGCTTTCCGGAAACCAGTCTCTACTGGATCTTCTGGATGTCTACAACCAGCACTACCAGGTTCGTGCCCGCTTGGTCAGCTTGCATACTCTTGAGATGAACACGGTGGCGCAGTTGGCTCGACTGACACTCGGCACTCCGTGGGCGAAGTCTGAAAGAAGGTCTTCTCAGGGTGAATGA